Proteins encoded within one genomic window of Trichoderma asperellum chromosome 2, complete sequence:
- a CDS encoding uncharacterized protein (TransMembrane:1 (o6-25i)) gives MSQASRVALATTCTFTCGMIAWVHFRQRQEKDVMHQGVVRDMERQRIKRERELDFDMQRQLEAEYKREQNVHNSLEPLSSNSAPPK, from the exons ATGTCTCAAGCCTCTAGAGTTGCCCTCGCCACAACGTGCACCTTTACCTGTGGAATGATTGCATGGGTCCACTTCAGACAAAGACAGGAGAAAGAT GTTATGCATCAGGGCGTTGTCCGCGACATGGAGCGACAGCGAATCAAGAGAGAGCGCGAATTGGACTTTGATATGCAGCGTCAATTGGAGGCAGAGTACAAGCGCGAACAGAATGTTCACAACTCACTAGAGCCTCTGAGCAGCAACTCTGCCCCGCCGAAGTAG
- a CDS encoding uncharacterized protein (BUSCO:EOG092D4UER), producing MSAQNSAGIQTLLDAEREASKIVQKAREFRTKRVKEARDEAKKEIADYKASKEDEFKKFEAEHSKGNEAAEQEANKEAEKQIAVIKEAGKKNQETVVKNLLQAVFDVKPVAA from the exons ATG TCTGCCCAGAACTCGGCGGGTATCCAGACCCTCCTCGAT gctgagagagaggcatCCAAGATTGTACAGAAGG CTCGAGAAT TCCGAACCAAGCGCGTCAAGGAGGCTCGTGacgaggcaaagaaggaaatCGCCGACTACAAGGCCAGCAAGGAAGACGAATTCAAGAAGTTTGAAGCCGAG CACAGCAAGGGCAACGAGGCTGCCGAGCAGGAGGCGAACAaggaggccgagaagcaGATTGCCGTGATTAAGGAGGCCGGCAAGAAGAACCAGGAGACCGTTGTGAAGAACCTGCTGCAGGCTGTGTTTGATGTTAAGCCTGTGGCTGCGTGA